The window AATTCTAATTATAATTAGAATCTCGATCGCCACGAGAATAATTATGTTACACCagcgaaaaaaataactgaCGTTATTATACGTAATAGTAAATCGTTTTTATCCCAAAATAGTCTTAAAACATTTAACTGGATTTTCTAAATACACCTCTTGAAAACTTGCAACataacaataatttgcttaatttttttgacatttggcTTGGGTTCTACGCCTACTTAATAGAAGAACTTTTCGATCGCTTTATATTAGCAcgaatccaaaatttttcttgaaaaatccCTGCTTTTTGGCTCAAAAATCTAACTACAGTTTTCAGCTAGAGACCcgcttttatcaaaaaatatacacattTTTTACCTCAAAGAGgtgcaaaaatacaaaaaatatattaagtaAGCTGTGTGTTCACTGAAGTTAAGAGCAAAGTTCCCTGTCcattcaaaaacagtaaaaaataaataaatatttgtagaCGCGTTCCTCTTAAACCGAAATACGTTGACATCGTAATCGGTCATTTGCGCTCCGACGACATCTACGGACAATTATCAGTGTACCCCCTTCCGAAACACCGAAGCACCGCCCTCGCCCACCAAGCCTCAATGCTTTACGTTTGTCTCTTCTTCTCACCGAATATTTTACATTCTCAAACGGCAATTATGCGCGAAATCGTCGATAAATACTTCCCGGATAATTGGGTCATTTCCATTTACATGGGTTTTATCGTAAATTTGGCCGAAAGCTGGGAGTGCTTTAAGGCGGCGAAAATGGCCCTTAACAACACCCTTGAAACCGTAAACATCAAAGGTTACGCCAGTTCGTACGGAAGCAGCGTTTTGCCCCTCCTCAAATCCACAAATTTGAAGCTTAAAGAAGGCAACATCACTAGTGACAACCTCCTCAAAGACGTCAACAACATAATAAATCTTTTGAGGGATTGCAACTTCACGATTCGATGGCTGATGCTACACACACTCCTCAAACCTGGCAAAAAcgacaaaagcaaaaaactgaaacaattGAGAGAGCTGGTTATAACCGAATCGCGGTTAGAGTCAGTTCAACTGTTTAAACTGCTCCTCAATACGTCACAGTTAGAGTTAATCACGcgtgaaatttacaaaaacttgtTGCTGGAAAAAGACAATCAATGGTCGGAATTGAAAAGTGAGAGTTTTAAGAGTTTGGTTGAGTTGAGTGAGGTTTTCAGTGGCGCTAAACCTTTGACCCGAATTCCGAAAAATGagaatttgcaaaattggtttttggaaatttcgaAACAAGTCGATTCGTTGTGTTCACAAGACGCAGCTTCGTCTCGTAAAATCGTTCAACTGATTCAAGCACTTGAGGAAGTGCAGGAGTTTCACCAACTCGAGTCCAACATGCAAGTGGTTCAGTTTTTGTCCGAAACTCGCAAATTCCTGCACCAAATGATCCGTAACATGAACATAAAAGAGGATGTTTTGATTACGTTGCAAATAATCGGCGATTTGAGCTACGCCTGGGAATTGATCGATTCCTTCACTCCTATCATGCAATTCGGGATTAAAAAAGAGCCAACTTTGGTCATTAAACTCAGGGCGATTTTCCTCAAACTCTCCTCAGCGCTTGAAGTCCCGCTTTTGCGCATCAATCAAGCACACAGTGAGGATTTGATTTCAGTGTCGCAATATTACAGTAGCGAGCTTGAAATCTATGTCAGGAAGGTATTGCAAATAATTCCGAAAATGATGTTTGAGAAAATGGCTCGTGTGATTGAGATTCAGACTTGTATCTTGAAGGAATTGCCCACAAGGCTGGATAAGGATAAGTTGAAGGATTTTGCACAGTTGAATGAACGGTTCGAGTTTGCTGAACTGACGCATTCGATTTCGGTTTTTAGTCAAGGGATGAGAATGATGAAGAGTACGCTGGTTGGAGTGATTTGTTTAGATCCGAAACAGTTGCTCGAAGATGGGATTCGGAAGGAGTTGGTGTTATATATCTCGAAGGCGTTGCATACGGGCTTGATTTTTGGGCAAAGGGTTAAAGTTGAGGAGTTGGAGGGCAAGTTGGAGGCGGTGGGGGTGATTATGGATGGGTATAAGAGGTCGTTTGAGTATATACAGGTAGGTGGcgctcttttttatttatactgatgagaaaataaaatcgagatttatgaaaatttaggCATACAAGTAGAATCtagaaaataaaccaaaacttttttccaaaaatcaacAACCGAAAAAGGCCTAAAATCCTTCAAaaagcattaatttttattcaccCCAAAAGTAAACACACGAAAAAATAGGGTAGGTTCTACAAAGTAGtgttttcccaaaagtaaACATTCAGAAATGATctaaaaaacttataaaatgCCTTGTTTTTAAACACCCCAAAATGGCTTTTTATTTCTGGACCAAAATATTTAGCATCTTAAAAAACACGgtagaaaattacaaatttagctGATTGCTCAAAAGTAAACAACCGAAAAAGGcctaaaacctctcaaaaagcattaatttttatgcatCCCAAAAGTACTCAAATATCTGTAGAGCACCAAAAATTGGGCACATTAAAAAACAGGGTAGAGTCCTACAAATATAGtgttttcccaaaagtaaACAACAGGAAATATCTAACAAACTTAAAAATGTCTCAAAATGGCCTTTTATTTCCGGACCAGGATATTTAGCGTCTTCAAAAAGGCAGtaccataaaaattttgctgttcTCCCAAAAGAAAACAACTGAAAAAGGCCTAAAACTAAATAGATGTAGACCACCAAAAATTGGGCACACGAAAAACTGTTGAAATTGCCCGAAATAATGCAAAATTACTTTAAGAACGCcctaaaaaactaacaaaataccttgtttttaatctttttatttcTGGGCCAAGCCATTTGGCGCAtgtaaaaaaaggaaaagcaACACCAAATCAAAAAGGTATATTTGGCGCCTTACAAGACTAGGCagaattctaaaaaattgtgtttttctaaaagtaACAACCGAAAAAGACATGAATcctttaaaaatcaaaatttttattgcgcCAAAAAAATACTCGGAAATCAATAGACCACCAGAAAACTGTTGAAAATTATCCAAAATCAAacataattacattaaaagcACCCAAAACTACTTATTTCTAGACCAGGACGTTAGAGCACTACTTTTTATTGATTTCGCGATAATAAttggcaaaataaaaataaagttttgtcTGAATAGGTTTAAAATTagaatacaaaattttgttaaataaaaaattaaaactgtacATCTCTGATTATATTACCAAGATTGtcatctaataaaattttggtaaaatctCTTAACATCTATAACATATTCTGGCTTCCAAATTCACTCCataaagaatattttatttttccaaactttGTCTTCTTCATCTACATGGATTCTGATAgttttatctgttttttttttcataatatagTTTAGATCAATTAGACACTAAAAACCTAGtaaattcttatttaaatCCCCCGATTTTCAACACCCCAATATTTACAGACTCAATCTATTCTTGCAATGCTATAAGACGACAGCTTATATCGTTTATTGGTATGTCTATCGAGGAGAATCATCAGTACAACCATCAGTCCTGAATTTGTCTTCGACTCATAATTGCGTTTATTGCTCAAAAACACTCGAAAAAACCATAAGATAAATAAGAtagataaataattaagaTAATTTTAACTTAAGAACGATTAAtcatcttaattaattattaatacctagtatcttattattttaacaaaacaatctcaaataaaaattgaaaatgttttgaCCAGATTTTCTATTTGTTgatcttaaaaataaacttggttACTTCAGAAACGTGTAAAAGCCAAATTTATTCAtgtttttatctaattttttacgaaattttgtaaaataattgtatttctaACGGACGAACGTCTGAAAACACacgaaaatagaaaataaaaataacgtaatttccaacaaaatttagtaattttacaaaacaaaaccaCTATTTTTGAACAGAATAACGCTCAGAAAAAGCAAATTCGATATCATTTttgacaacaaaacaaaacaaaaaaatctgataacaaaaaaattgttttctaatATGCCGAGGCGTTGTAAAGAACAAATTTTTACCACATttgttttttcgatttttttttaaataaattttcgaaCAGAGATCAGCTAGAATCCGGAATGAAGAAAATAACGTCAAATAACTTACATTTTCGATttaatttcgtgatttttttaggcaatttgagaaaacttaaaaacttgcTTACGTAATCGAAAAAAGCAAACCTAACGACGTTTTCTGCTTAATCTTGTAATTTTGGCTAGAAAGAGTACAAAAATGATTAATCATTTTCTTAGTTTCAATAGTATTTAGCAAAATCTCACAAAAAAACATAGAGAATTCCTATCAAAGACACCTTTTCggctaagttttttttatttttgaaaatcagtATGAGTTTGTGGCATCTTTTAATCAAAATACGAACTGATATCGAATGAAACAGACGAAAATAAGTTATATCTACCAAAAAGGCAAACTAATTTAATATCATTTTCCACGTGatataataaatacatttttttaaaacgagtcACCCTAAATATCTcagaaaaattagaaaatcctgattttcattttcacggggacactttttttttaaacttgtaaCACCAACTCCCTTTGTAGTACAAACAActcctttaaaattttaaatggcatagCCCCCTTTATGATACCTCAAATAAAAGGTATTTACACCAGAAATTCGGCTGTGATGTTGCCCTGTCtcgtgattttttaattttttgtttattttcggaGATATTCAGGGTggctcgtttttaaaaaatcacactgTACATCAGTCATATCCTTGCACAGGGAGAATGTTTATTCTGTGTCAAggttatttttacaacaaaacaacaaaatcaaaacttgATGGGCTTTCTGTGCAAAAAGTATGTATCCTTATCGTTGTTATAATTAAAGACATcgcaacatttttttgcatacaTATAACCTAAAAGAGAACTGACTAACCTTAGTTACTTGTCTTCAAAAACGGCTCGTAGCAGCTCCAGAAATCCGTATCGAACTAATTTTCACTGGTTTTGTCTCAAAACACGCAAAAATCAACCCGCAAACACGAAAAACTTAAAGGAAACGACGCGCATCACATACTAACTAACGCTTGACATCACGTCGCTGCCACTTGATTGGCTGATTCGTCGAAGCGCGCAATTTGAAATTTGCTAGCTGATTTAAAACATGTTATTGTGAATTCCTTTAACAAAAACGagaacttaattaatttttgttgtggtGGTGGTACAGAAAGTGTAAAAATACCAGTTTTGGTTCTACTTTGTTCATTTTTCGGACAGGATTACATCAACATCAACGGTTTAAAAATCTGGCAAGAGGAAGTGACTCGAATCATCAACTACAACGTGGAGCAGGAATGCAACGGCTTTTTGCGCAACAAAATCCACACTTGGGAAAGCGCTTTCCAGAGCCGTTACGTCCCAATCCCGCTCTACCCAAGCACGGACTCTTCTAGCGAAAATTTCATCGGGCGATTAGCGCGCGAAATAATCAAATTGACCGATCCCAAGTGAGTCAAATTTTCGATTATTGTGCAATTTGCTCCAATTTTTTCCCAGACAGTCCGTTTATCTCGAACAAACATCGACTTGGTACGACATCAAAAGTCACAAACCAATCTTCAACAAAGAAACCATAGCTCTAGTAGCGTCTGCTATCGAAATTTCGGGCTTGGTGGGCCTTGACCGGCTCTTCTCCTtcatgattatttcaaatttgcaaaaattgtccGGGTATTTGGAAATGAAAAACGCCAAAACGAACGCATGGCATAACGTTTTGGCGAGTATTCATAAAGATATGATCGGGAGCGAAAATGTGAACAACCCCATCAAGTTTTACCAGAACTGTGTTAATCGAACGACGAAAATTTGGAACGAGTTTCTTGATTGCATTTTGTTGGTCGGACAATTGCAGCTTTTGAGGAACTTAATCGCTTTTCATTTGAATAAATCCTGCAAGTTTAATGCGAAAAATTTAGAATCGTCTCTACGTTCACTCAATAAGTATaatatttcgattttttttcactctCTTAggacttaaataatttttagggCTTTGTTACTCGACATTGTGAACGGCGAGTGTGCCCCAAGTGAGGACATCATGTCCAAACTATCGCATTATTTCGATTATTCGGGCCTGAATAATCCCTTCAACAAAATATACATCACGTCAAAGTTTGACGATAATCATTACATTACTATTTTCGTTTTTGCGATTGCACATTTtagtaaacttttttttctacgtCAGTTAGGTAAGACACTTATTTGCTTGCTTAATcgatttattaacttaaaactTTAGGAAACGCCAACAAACGAAATGCGGATCAAATCGACGGAACCGCATTTACTGTCGCAATCCACACCCTTGTCAAACAATtccataataaattaaacgaaagTTTCATCAAATTATTATCCAATTATGTCGTACAGTTGACTAGATATAGCATAAGGTGAGTAACACTTGTCGagttttttaagtttgaaGCATTTTTTCAGTATAAAAAATACCGAATTGCCTTTGGAGGTGTCACTAGCTATGAGTTTTCTGGAAACGTACACCAATTACTCAGAGTCTTCCCGAAAGTGTTTGAAAGAAGAAATTCCCgatgaaattttgcatttacA of the Tribolium castaneum strain GA2 chromosome 1, icTriCast1.1, whole genome shotgun sequence genome contains:
- the Strump gene encoding WASH complex subunit 5; this encodes MPDFLAENNICGQTILQLVSRGNAIIAELLRLKDYIPQTYRLGSKEEVQKYGEIIMDFSYFKIEEAQNYKIENSELLQDLDEEFRDNHIEMINRFYLTFESIHTYITDLNHFLDELEEGLYIHQSLETIFADMEGKQLLCEALFLYGLMLLIIDTYIEGPIRERLLVSYYRYTPQRSDTQSQIDDVCRLLRDTGFHTAKKPNNYPEDYFRRVPLKPKYVDIVIGHLRSDDIYGQLSVYPLPKHRSTALAHQASMLYVCLFFSPNILHSQTAIMREIVDKYFPDNWVISIYMGFIVNLAESWECFKAAKMALNNTLETVNIKGYASSYGSSVLPLLKSTNLKLKEGNITSDNLLKDVNNIINLLRDCNFTIRWLMLHTLLKPGKNDKSKKLKQLRELVITESRLESVQLFKLLLNTSQLELITREIYKNLLLEKDNQWSELKSESFKSLVELSEVFSGAKPLTRIPKNENLQNWFLEISKQVDSLCSQDAASSRKIVQLIQALEEVQEFHQLESNMQVVQFLSETRKFLHQMIRNMNIKEDVLITLQIIGDLSYAWELIDSFTPIMQFGIKKEPTLVIKLRAIFLKLSSALEVPLLRINQAHSEDLISVSQYYSSELEIYVRKVLQIIPKMMFEKMARVIEIQTCILKELPTRLDKDKLKDFAQLNERFEFAELTHSISVFSQGMRMMKSTLVGVICLDPKQLLEDGIRKELVLYISKALHTGLIFGQRVKVEELEGKLEAVGVIMDGYKRSFEYIQDYININGLKIWQEEVTRIINYNVEQECNGFLRNKIHTWESAFQSRYVPIPLYPSTDSSSENFIGRLAREIIKLTDPKQSVYLEQTSTWYDIKSHKPIFNKETIALVASAIEISGLVGLDRLFSFMIISNLQKLSGYLEMKNAKTNAWHNVLASIHKDMIGSENVNNPIKFYQNCVNRTTKIWNEFLDCILLVGQLQLLRNLIAFHLNKSCKFNAKNLESSLRSLNKALLLDIVNGECAPSEDIMSKLSHYFDYSGLNNPFNKIYITSKFDDNHYITIFVFAIAHFSKLFFLRQLGNANKRNADQIDGTAFTVAIHTLVKQFHNKLNESFIKLLSNYVVQLTRYSISIKNTELPLEVSLAMSFLETYTNYSESSRKCLKEEIPDEILHLQQTLVASAS